The following is a genomic window from Amycolatopsis sp. BJA-103.
GGCGGACGTCGCCGCGCTTGAAGACCTCGACCTCGGCGATGTTCGGCGAGTGCACCGGGAAGGTGCGCTCCACGCCGATGCCGAACGACACCTTGCGGACCGTGAAGGTCTCGCGGATGCCGCCGCCCTGGCGACGCAGCACGACGCCCTGGAAGATCTGGTTACGCTCGCGGTTGCCCTCGATGACGCGGACGTGAACCTTGAGCGTGTCGCCCGGTCGGAAGTCCGGGATGTCGGAACGCAGTGACTGCGCGTCCAGCGCGTCCAGGGTGTTCATCGGTGGTCCGTCCTCGTCTTCGTATGGCTTACGTGCAGCTTGGGCGCGCAGTGTCGGGCACTGCGACCTACCCGGGGGCTGATGGCGTTCCAGATGAGCTCGGGCCTTTACTCCGGACACTGTCCGTTGTACAAACTCCGGCGTCTATCCACGCCAACCTGTCAAGTATTGCAGACCAGGACTCAGGTGCTTGACCCGGCCTGGCCGGTGCCCTCGTCCAACCGGTCGAGGACCTTGAGATCGTGCTTGTCGAGACTACCTTCGGGCAGCTGGCCGATGAGCTCCGGCCTGCGCCGTACGGTGCGTTCCAGCGCCTGGTCGCGGCGCCAGCGGTCGATCAGCGCGTGGTTGCCCGAGCGCAGGACGTCCGGCACGGCCAGGTCGCGCCAGACCTCGGGCCGTGTGTAGCTGGGTCCTTCGAGCAGGCCGTCGGAGAACGAGTCCTCCTCGGCGGAGCGGGCGTTCCCGAGCACTCCCGGCAGCAGCCGGACGACGGCCTCGACCATCACCAGCACCGCGGCCTCGCCGCCGACCAGCACGTAGTCGCCGATCGAGACCTCGTCGACGGGCATCCGCTTCGCGGCGTCGTCGATCACCCGCTGGTCGATGCCCTCGTAGCGGCCGCACGCGAACACCAGGTGCTCCTCGGCGGCGTACTGGTGGG
Proteins encoded in this region:
- the rplS gene encoding 50S ribosomal protein L19, with the protein product MNTLDALDAQSLRSDIPDFRPGDTLKVHVRVIEGNRERNQIFQGVVLRRQGGGIRETFTVRKVSFGIGVERTFPVHSPNIAEVEVFKRGDVRRAKLYYLRELRGKAAKIKERRENRETTSAK
- the trmD gene encoding tRNA (guanosine(37)-N1)-methyltransferase TrmD; translated protein: MRLDVVTIFPEYLDPLRAALLGRAIDRGLIEVGVHDLRDWTHDVHRAVDDAPYGGGPGMVMKPQIWGPALDEVCGENTRLVVPTPAGRPFTQAMAHQYAAEEHLVFACGRYEGIDQRVIDDAAKRMPVDEVSIGDYVLVGGEAAVLVMVEAVVRLLPGVLGNARSAEEDSFSDGLLEGPSYTRPEVWRDLAVPDVLRSGNHALIDRWRRDQALERTVRRRPELIGQLPEGSLDKHDLKVLDRLDEGTGQAGSST